The Shewanella japonica genome has a window encoding:
- a CDS encoding DNA-binding protein, with the protein MRTWLICIDDTDDIGTKGTGEIAEEILQLLLSKASFDNDSDGLSLVHSPTWVTRHQLFVHPDIPYTSHNSAMCFEVTSGLALAEIKDICIAHLAAECASAADPGLAIADKDLITADDIQQLISFGQDAKRLVKTKKDAYELAAEIGVDLSEHGGTGQGIIGAIAGMGLRLSGHDGRVKGQLKVGLKDAHSELTISVREIKQLTGLDAVIELNGFLLNEDELIDVSGKIKAVMHNHKFALLVYQHQDETTGEFHWRNALKQQLKKY; encoded by the coding sequence ATTAGAACTTGGTTAATTTGTATTGATGATACTGATGATATTGGCACAAAAGGGACTGGTGAGATTGCAGAGGAAATTCTGCAGCTATTGCTTTCAAAGGCAAGTTTCGATAATGATTCGGATGGTTTGAGTCTCGTTCACTCACCCACTTGGGTAACAAGGCATCAATTATTTGTACACCCAGACATTCCGTATACATCACATAATAGTGCCATGTGCTTTGAAGTCACCTCTGGCTTAGCATTAGCTGAAATCAAAGATATCTGTATTGCACATTTGGCCGCTGAGTGTGCATCAGCAGCTGATCCAGGTCTAGCGATAGCTGATAAAGACTTAATAACGGCTGATGACATTCAGCAATTGATTTCATTTGGTCAAGACGCAAAGCGCTTGGTAAAAACCAAGAAAGATGCTTATGAATTAGCAGCTGAAATTGGAGTCGATTTATCTGAGCATGGCGGAACGGGTCAGGGAATTATTGGTGCAATAGCGGGTATGGGCTTACGTTTATCTGGACACGATGGACGTGTGAAAGGCCAGCTTAAAGTCGGTCTAAAAGACGCGCATTCTGAATTAACCATAAGCGTAAGAGAGATTAAGCAGTTAACTGGCTTAGATGCGGTAATAGAGTTAAACGGTTTTTTACTCAATGAAGATGAGCTTATTGATGTCAGCGGTAAAATTAAAGCTGTCATGCACAATCATAAGTTCGCGTTATTGGTGTACCAGCATCAAGATGAAACGACTGGTGAGTTTCATTGGCGTAACGCCTTAAAACAGCAATTAAAAAAATACTAA
- a CDS encoding DUF4212 domain-containing protein, whose product MAFENEDKATGYWRENLRLVLGLLAIWAFVSFGCGILLVDVLNEITFMGFKLGFWFAQQGAMYVFVALIFVYVAKANALDKKYNVHED is encoded by the coding sequence ATGGCTTTTGAAAATGAAGACAAGGCAACGGGGTATTGGCGTGAAAATTTACGCTTAGTATTGGGGTTACTCGCAATTTGGGCATTCGTGTCTTTTGGTTGCGGTATTTTACTCGTAGATGTTTTGAACGAAATTACCTTTATGGGCTTTAAATTAGGTTTTTGGTTTGCACAACAAGGTGCCATGTATGTGTTTGTTGCACTGATTTTTGTGTATGTAGCGAAAGCGAATGCTTTAGATAAAAAATATAACGTACACGAAGACTAA
- a CDS encoding energy-coupling factor transporter transmembrane component T gives MTKKRLQGCSVNHMMKSHKLASSNDNQATKGCEYSKMLRQSFKAKCLCALAMVFSIVLSSSAFLVTTSQLSYILLINIALLIHARFYKARLSPLLKLFAIQLVITVGLYVLFYGSDKVIEALIVVLRIMLVMLPSWWLASTQTSHHMSQVLCFILPSKWAFVITTSIKLLPYITQEVRDIYHIQCLRGARITPKQLINPLNWVELIRCVLFPLLIQLLSLSKHIAKSAQQRHFDRQRHHSHWPFI, from the coding sequence GCTGGCTTCAAGCAATGATAATCAGGCTACTAAAGGGTGCGAGTATTCAAAAATGCTTCGACAATCCTTTAAAGCCAAATGCCTGTGTGCGCTTGCCATGGTGTTTAGTATTGTCTTATCAAGCAGTGCGTTTTTAGTGACGACTTCGCAGCTTAGCTACATTTTGCTCATTAATATTGCTTTACTTATTCATGCTCGTTTTTACAAAGCGCGATTAAGCCCATTGCTTAAACTATTTGCTATTCAGTTGGTCATTACTGTCGGCTTATATGTTTTATTTTATGGCAGCGATAAAGTCATTGAAGCATTGATTGTCGTGCTTAGAATTATGTTAGTGATGTTACCGAGTTGGTGGCTTGCGAGTACTCAAACGTCACACCATATGAGCCAAGTATTGTGCTTTATTTTACCAAGTAAGTGGGCGTTCGTTATTACCACTTCCATCAAACTATTACCTTATATCACTCAAGAAGTACGAGATATTTATCATATCCAATGTCTACGTGGTGCCCGAATAACGCCTAAACAGTTGATTAACCCTTTAAATTGGGTCGAGCTTATTCGCTGCGTGTTATTTCCTTTGCTAATTCAACTACTAAGCCTATCAAAACATATCGCCAAGTCTGCACAGCAAAGGCATTTCGATAGGCAAAGGCATCATTCCCATTGGCCATTTATTTAA
- a CDS encoding core component of ECF transporter, with amino-acid sequence MKQGFTLQNALFIGFCATLLVAIKSMMRMKLGLTGHSMFLMSLFYLVCYGATNKIGSMTLCGLLAGLLAMILGVGKGGPFILLKFALPAFAMDVALIFIANLFSLRWRCILLAVIGSIAWASKSWIQNLLVGMDPQVALVQFGLSSFKGGLFAIAGALLVPIIINRLDAHDLITRNRMS; translated from the coding sequence ATGAAGCAAGGCTTCACACTTCAAAATGCATTGTTCATCGGATTTTGCGCCACCTTGTTGGTGGCGATTAAAAGCATGATGCGAATGAAACTAGGTTTAACAGGACACTCGATGTTTTTAATGAGCTTATTTTATTTAGTCTGCTACGGCGCTACGAATAAAATTGGCAGCATGACGTTATGCGGACTGTTAGCTGGCCTGTTAGCCATGATCTTAGGCGTCGGGAAAGGCGGACCATTTATATTGCTTAAGTTTGCATTACCGGCTTTTGCGATGGATGTAGCGCTCATATTTATCGCTAATTTATTTAGTTTACGTTGGCGCTGCATTTTATTGGCTGTTATTGGCAGTATCGCTTGGGCAAGCAAATCTTGGATACAAAACCTGCTAGTGGGAATGGATCCGCAAGTTGCACTTGTGCAGTTTGGGCTAAGCAGCTTTAAAGGTGGTTTGTTTGCAATAGCTGGTGCTTTACTTGTCCCAATCATTATTAATCGATTGGATGCCCATGATTTAATCACAAGAAATAGGATGTCATAA